The Pelotomaculum schinkii genome includes a window with the following:
- the trhA gene encoding PAQR family membrane homeostasis protein TrhA: MNVFKMREPVNTWTHLITFALSLAGLVYLVIVSRSSAAKVATMAAYGATVIILFGASSLYHWIRTSPRKVLILKKLDHAAIYLLIAGSYTPVFFYGLSGGWKWAMLAVVWFLACAGIILKMWYINAPRWVSTSFYVGLGWIALVPFIQLVRNLPSGAIALMVAGGVFYTVGAAIYATKWLNFFPNRFGFHEIFHLFVMAGSITHFIMMARYIVPL, from the coding sequence ATGAATGTTTTTAAAATGAGGGAGCCCGTCAATACATGGACTCATTTGATCACCTTTGCCTTGTCGTTAGCTGGTCTGGTGTACCTGGTAATTGTCTCCCGCAGCAGTGCGGCTAAAGTCGCTACCATGGCTGCCTATGGAGCTACAGTCATTATATTGTTTGGAGCCAGTTCGCTTTATCACTGGATCCGGACCTCGCCCAGGAAAGTGTTAATCCTGAAAAAGCTGGATCATGCAGCCATTTACCTGCTTATTGCCGGCTCTTACACGCCTGTGTTTTTTTACGGGCTCAGTGGCGGCTGGAAATGGGCGATGCTTGCTGTGGTGTGGTTTTTAGCCTGCGCCGGGATCATCCTGAAGATGTGGTACATTAACGCGCCCCGTTGGGTTTCAACCTCTTTTTATGTCGGTTTGGGCTGGATAGCCCTGGTGCCCTTTATCCAACTGGTCAGAAACCTGCCTTCCGGGGCCATTGCTTTAATGGTTGCCGGAGGGGTGTTTTATACTGTCGGAGCCGCCATTTATGCCACCAAATGGCTGAACTTTTTCCCGAACCGCTTTGGCTTCCACGAGATTTTTCACCTGTTTGTCATGGCGGGCAGTATTACCCACTTTATTATGATGGCCCGCTATATTGTTCCACTATAA